The Fusobacterium necrophorum subsp. necrophorum genome includes the window AATTATGTGTATTTCTGTTTCGATTTTTATTATAATTTCTCCAATCGTAAAGGAAAAAGAATTGAAAGGAGTCGTGTAAAGGTTTCATCCAGAAGTCAGCTCTTTGTAGTAAAAGTTTAGCTTTTAGGTCAGCATTTTGGATGAAATTTAAGTTTTTCAAAAGAAAAGTATCGATATGGATTTTATGGTTAAGAATCTCGGTATGAATCTGTTTACGAGATTTGAAGAAAGGCTTGTCTTTTGGAGAAGGAGTAGATGCAAAGGCAAAGGTTCCAGAGATAAGGAACGCGACCAAAAGACTGATAGAAAAGCTGTAATGTTTGCTATGTTTCAAGCAAGCTTTTAATTGACGTTGGACTTGATCAAAATAAATCATAAAAATCTTCCCCCCTGTATGAGTAATTATAAGCCGGCATTATTGATACGCTCTAATTGGAGTAAATTATGTTTTAGATGTTGAGGGGGGAGTAGGATAAGAGGGAACAGCCCCCATAATCTTGCATCCAAGATTATGGGGGCTGTAATAAAAATAGTTGACTTTCCTTCATATGTACTTTATAATGTACATATGAAGGAGGGTGATATCTATGACAAACACAAATGCAACTAACTTAAGGAAACATTTATTTTCTTATCTAGATTCTGCCATTGATTATAATGATATTATCAATGTAAATACAAAAAAAGGAAATGCAATCATCATCAGCGAAGCAGAATATAACGGTCTATTGGAAACTTTATATTTGTTATCTGTTCCAGATATGAAGGAGAAACTACAAGAAGGGCTAAATGCTACTGTAGAAGACTGTGAGGAATTTGAATGGTAGAGGAGTATAAAATTATATTAACAAAGCAAGCGATAAAAGATAAAGAAAAAATAAAACATCCTGCTTTAAATAATGTGGAAAATTTATTAAAACTGATTCAAAAAAATCCTTTTACAGTACCACCTTTTTATGAAGCTCTAGTTGGAGAATTTAAAGGATTGTATTCAAGAAGAATCAATAAACAACATAGACTCATTTATAGAGTCTTAGAAGAAGAAAAAATAATTATGATAGTTAGTCTGTGGACACACTACAACTTTTAAGAATCTATGGGTAAAAGATAATAGCAAGAAAAGGAGAGATCACTAATAAAAAGGGAGATAAAATATGGATAATATTAAAAAATTTATCTTGAAAAGCAAAGATACTCCATTAGTTACATTTGAATACAAAAAAGAAATAGTTGAGGATATAGGAGTCATGTATACTTTTTTTATAAAAGATATAAACAAAGAACAGAGAAATTTATTTCCTTATTCCCTAGAAGAAACAGCACTAGGTTTAGAAAAATGGATATCTGCAAGAAAGGTTCCTAAAAACAGACAATTTGTAAATGAAATTTTAGATACCTTAACAAATAGAGAGTCTTTAAAACATCCTATGGATTATATTGAAGTATCTTTTGGATTGTCTTTGAATGATTCTTATTGGATTGTTCCTGAGGATGGAAAAGAATATTTATGGAAAGATTATAATTTATACAACAATAAATTTTCTGAAATTCTGTCTCTTATTGCTTTTACAGGGTATGAAAAAGAAGTGACCGGATTAAGAACTTCTCCTGAGTATACAACGAATGGAATGTTAAAAAAATGTTGGCATAAAAAAGAGAATGGAATTTATTTGATGAAGGGTTCTGGATTTGAAGCTGCTAATGGTGGAAAGGAAGCTTACTCTGAGTTTTATATGTCTCAGGTTGCTAAAGAATTAGGAATAGAACACATAGAATATGATTTAGAAAAATTTCAAGGACAATTGGTTTCGAGTTGTTTACTAGCTACTTCCGAAGATTATGGCTATGAACCGATTGGAAATATTTTAAGAAAAAATAAAATAGAAGTTGTAACTTTGGATGCAAAAGTTGTACTAGAAATAAAAAAGGTCTATAAAGAAAATTTTGAGCAATTTGAAGATATGATGCTTTTTGATGCAATCATAGGCAATACCGACCGACATTTAGGAAATTTTGGAATGTTAAAAAATAATAATACTGGAGAAATATTAAAACCATTTCCTCTATTTGACAATGGACTATCTATGCTAAATGATATGACCAAAGATGAAATAATGGATAAAGAGTATATAAATCACTATAATAAGGATAAGACAAATGCTTTTAATCAAAGTTTTGATGAGGCTATAAAATTATATTCTAAAGATAGGCATATTTCAAAACTAATAAAGTTAAAACATTTTAAGATAAAAAAGCATCCTAAATACAACTTAAGTGATGAGTGGCTAAAAGGATTAGAGAATAATATTCGATCTAATGCCCAAAAATGCTTAAAAGTTATAAAGGAAAAAAGAAACGAAAGGAGAATCTCTGGAGGAGAAAAATAGAGAAAGACAAAGGAATAGGGTGGAAATAAAAATGAAGAAGAAATTTAAGAAAGAATCCCAAATATACCTATTAAAGAATAAAGATATTCCTGTTTTACGTTTTGAAAATGAGAAGAAAATAGATAACACAAAATTAGGAGATTATCCGAGTTATCGGTTTAGACATATTCAAATTTTATATGAAGATTTATTACCAAAAGGGTATACAAATACAACGGATTCCTCAGAATTAAAACATTGGATAGAACAAAGAAAAATTCCAAAAAATAGGAAGAACATGGAAGATATTCTACATTATCAACTCCAAAATCAAATAACAGATCCGAACAATCCTATGAGCTATATTGATGTATCATATGGATTGTCTTTGAATGATTCTTATTGGATTGTTCCGGAAGACGGAAAAGAATATTTATGGAAAGATTATAATTTATATCAAAATAAATTTAGTGAAATTTTATCATTAGTTGCATTTGGAGAAAAAAATATTTCTAATCTTTCTGAAGAAAATAGAACCTCTCCAGAATATACAACAGATGGTATGTTGGCAAAATGCTGGACTACTATTGATGATACTATTGTTCTTTTGAAAAAGTCTTCTGAGCATCATAAAGTAGAAGCCTATGCAGAATACTACATGGCACAAATTGCTAAAATGATGAACTTTGCTCATATTTCTTATGATATTATAAAATATCATGACTCCATTGTATCTTCTTGTTCTTTATTTACCAGTGAAGAGGAAGGCTTTGTTCCTATGTACCGTTGTTTAACAAAAGATGATTGCCATAAAAAAGGGGCAAGGTTATTAGAGAGTATCTCTGAAATTACTGGACAGGAATTTCTGGAAGATCTTATGATATTTGATTCTCTTATTTATAATACAGATCGACATTTAGGAAATTTAGGTATGATGATAGAAAATAGTACTGGAAAATATTTACGACCTGCCCCCATTTTTGATAATGGAAATTCTATTTTATCTTTTCTTCCAGGACAGAATCTTCCACAAATTTTTAAAAACTATACCTCGAAGTTTGAAATAGATTTTGAGCTTCTTTCTGCAAATTTAGTTTCAGAAAGGCATCGAGAAGGATTGAAAAAATTAGAAACTTTTCAATTTCAAAGACATCCTTTGTATAATCTTCCAGAAGATATATTGGTAAAAGGGGAAAAATTTATCCAGGCAAGAGCAAAACTTTTAACAAGACAATTGGATAAAAAAAAGAGAGAGAAAGAAATCCCTGGAGTAAGAAAATAGAAAAGAATCGAAGACTAGAAAGATAAGGAAAAAAATAAATTGTAAATAAAATGGATGATAAGGAGGTTTTTATGAAGACAAAAGAAGATTGGGAAGAACAATTACCTCAATACTTAAAACATGATATTGAAAATGTAGAAAAATATAGTTTTAAAACATCTACAGTCTATGATTGTTATTTAGATGAAGTTTATGGTTCTATTAATGCTTGTCAATGGGATGGAGTAATAAGTATTGAGCAAGCTGATTATTTAAGAAAAAAATACTGGGAGGGAAACTATGAAAAAGGAAGAGAATAGTATAGTAGATTTTACAGATATTATAGAAAATAATCCTAGTTTTAGAGCCTACTCAGGTGCAAATGGAATAAAAAAAGGAATATTATATCATGGAAAACCATATATGTTAAAAATTACTCATAGGAATAACGATAGTAGATATACAAACAGTATATTATCTGAGTATATTTGTTCAAAAATATTTTCAATATTGGGTTTCTCTGTACAAGAAGTAATTTTAGGGAAGATACTTGATAATGGTAAAGAAAAACTTTGTGTTGCCTGCAAAGATTTTAAAGAGAAAGGAGAATATTTATATGAATTTTTAAGCATAAAAAATTCTCTTTTAAAAGATGAATCTTCGAATGGCAGTGGGACTGAGTTATCAGAAATATTGTCTACTATAAAAGAACAAAAGTTTATAAATAAAAGTGAAGTAACTAAGTTTTTTTGGGATATGTTTATTGTAGATTCTTATTTAGGTAATTTCGATAGACACAATGGAAATTGGGGATTTTTAGTAAACGAAAATACCAAATCAACTAGAATAGCTCCTGTGTATGATTGTGGTTCTTGTTTATATCCAGCTGCAACTGATGATGATTTAACCTTATTTTTAAATTCTAAAGAAGAAATGAATAAAAGAATTTATACTTTTCCTACTTCAGCAATAAGGCTTGAAGATAAAAAAATTAATTATTTTGATTTTTTATCTAGTACTGATAATATTCACTGTATTGATTCTTTAAAAAGGATAACTTCAATAATCAGTGCTAAAGAAATAGAAATAGAAAATTTTATAGAAAGTTTACCTATATCTAATATAAGAGCAACTTTTTATAAAACTATTTTAAAAGAAAGGAAAGAAAAAATTTTAGATAAAGCGCTGAAAATAAATAAAAATTTAGAAAAGTACAAAGCAAATCTAATTAGTTAAAATAAAAAAAGAAAAAAATAAAATTAAACGAAAAATAATTTGAACAGCCCCCATAATCTTGGATGCAAGATTATGGGGGCTGTTCCCTCTTATCCTACTCCCCCCTCAACATCTAAAACATAATTTACTCCAATTAGAGCGTATCAATAATGCCGGCTTATAATTACTCATACAGGGGGGAAGATTTTTATGATTTATTTTGATCAAGTCCAACGTCAATTAAAAGCTTGCTTGAAACATAGCAAACATTACAGCTTTTCTATCAGTCTTTTGGTCGCGTTCCTTATCTCTGGAACCTTTGCCTTTGCATCTACTCCTTCTCCAAAAGACAAGCCTTTCTTCAAATCTCGTAAACAGATTCATACCGAGATTCTTAACCATAAAATCCATATCGATACTTTTCTTTTGAAAAACTTAAATTTCATCCAAAATGCTGACCTAAAAGCTAAACTTTTACTACAAAGAGCTGACTTCTGGATGAAACCTTTACACGACTCCTTTCAATTCTTTTTCCTTTACGATTGGAGAAATTATAATAAAAATCGAAACAGAAATACACATAATTTTAAAGGAAATGAGTTTGTTCAAGATAATACTTTTGCCAAAGAATACGGTCAAGTTTATAAAGGAATAAACTATGGTGCTTATGGGATTATCAAAAATCCTTTTGAATTCGTCGATTCCGTCGATTTCGGCGCTAATATCTCACCAAAAACCGTAGCTGAAAAAAATATCTCTGAAAAAACTGTATCCCAAAAAACAATAACTCCTCCTACCATTGTATCCACAACGGTTGCTATCAATGCTATCAATGCTCCTCAAATTTCTACTCCTACAATTGCAGATATGACAGAACCAACAGAGCCTCAAGTAATTGTCAATCAACCAGGTACAATTCCTACATTAAGTTCTATTACAGTAGCTCCTATTACTGCTTTGAATATCTCTCCCACTCCACCAACAGTAGGAGAAGCACCAAGTATAAATGTTCCAACTGTACAAAGACCTGCTACGCCAGCTGGCTTTACGCCAAGACTTGTTAGCCCTCCTGTGGTAGAGGAAAAGAAAGTCAATGATCCAAGAGTTCCAGATCCACCTGCATTATCAGTAACATTTCAAGATGTTCCAGCTAATCTTACAGGTTATAATAAAAATGCAGCATTAACTAATAATGGATTAATTTCTCAACTTGATTTATTGACTGGAACATATGATATGTATTTTAGAGGACATGGTCAAGGACAGGAATTTTCATTTTCAGGAGCAACGGCTAATCCTTTTACTCCTTCATCAGGAGGTTTAGCTTTACCAAATAGTGATAGTGGAAATTTTAGCAAAGTAGCATTTTATGGGATAGGAGGAAAAGCATCAGCAACTATATCAGAAAATGTAACTATGAATATGATAGGGAACTATCAAAGTGGAGCTTTTAATACAATTTTTTATATTGGGAATAATTTAAGTGCTGGAACTCAAACATCATTATTAACAAACAAAGGAAAAGTTAATATATATGGAAATAAACTCTTAGTCGTCAATAGTGATAATGTAAGTTCAGCAAGTGGTTCAGTGATGAAATTTGTTAATGAAGGTACAATAACTTCTTATACTGAAAGTAAAGAATTTGCAACAGGAAAGACTTCTGGACCAGGTGAAAACATAATTTTTGCTGGTTTTACTTATGGTAATAATGCTTCAGAACATATTGAAAATGGAGTAGGAGGAAAAGTAATATTCTACACTCCAGGAAGTGCTGGTTGGATGTATTCACCTGCTGCAACAGCTACTGTAAAAAGGAGTGCAATAAATAATGGAGAGATGAAACTATATGGAAAAAATAGTTTAGGTATAGGAACAAATGAAAAAACTAGAATAGATGACATGGCTTATGCCGATATACAATTAAATACTCCAATAGAAATATTAGGAGATCAGTCTGTTGGTGCAAGTATAAAAATACAACCTAGTATTGGATCAAATAATTTTATTAACTCTACTTGGAATATAAAAGTAGGTGGTTTAGATAAAGCACAACAAAGTAGTTTTGGTGATGAAATATATGATAGTACGACTTCGACTTCAAAAGCTGGAAATATATTAAAAGTTGAGCAATCAATAGGATTAAATTTTGATTTTGATCCTGTAAAATCAGGGACTTTAAGAGAGATAGAAATAAAGAAATATAAAGTTTCATTAGAAGCAGATGCAGATAGCTCAACAGGTATAAGAGTAGGGAATGCAAAAATTAATTTAACAGAAACAGATAATTTTAGTCAAATAAAAATAAATGGAACAAATAATATAGGTCTTCTTTCAGATGGAGCAACAGCAGAATTAAAATATAGCAACACTAAAAATGCTTTAAACTTACATGGTGGAGAAGGAAATATTCTTTTTGCAACAATAAATTCTGGAAAACTTAATGTAGAAAATAATTTTATATTAGAAACTTCTGACGGTTCAGATGAAACAAGTGGTGCTAAATTTGTATCTGCCTATACAAAAGGTGTAAATTCTAAGGTTACTTTTGCAAAGGGAATTTCTTTTAAACATACTGGTGACGAAACTATAGGTATGTATGCAGCAGACAGTGGAAATATAACAGTAACAAACCCGACATCAGTTACTTTACCAACTATTACATCTACTTCAGAAGTAGATAATTCGACTTTACCAAATATGGCAAGTACAGTAAGTACAAAACTTTCTGTTACTGGAAATAAAAGTGTAAGTTACTATGCTAATGCTGGTGGAATAATAGAAAATACAGGTTCAATTACAAAAGTAACAAATGGTTCGGCTTTAGCTTATGCAAAAGGAGCTAATAGTAAAATAACAATTTCTAACTCTTTACTTGATTATTCTGGAGAAGGTTACTCACTATATACTGAAAATAGTGGAAAAATTGTTGCAGATAACAGTGTGTTAGTATTAAGAGGGAAAGCTGTTGGGATGAAAGTAAACTCAGTAACAAGTTCAGATATTTCATTTACAAATGGAAAAATTGTTATGATGTCTAATGATGCTATACCATTTGTTGCTAGTGATATTACAGGTACTGTTAATGCAAGTAATATTATAGGAGGATTAGGGCTTCCTAATATTACAATAGCTAAAGGTAAAGATGTGGGAACAGTATTTAATAAATATAAGATAGCAGCTATTGATGGAATGGTAAACTTAATTATAGATCAGGATTTAGATAAGAAATATGCAACCGATGATAGTAATGAAACAAGTTCAGATTTAAGTAAAAAAGCTTCTTATGCTCTATTTAGAAGATATTTGATTCAAAGAGCTAAGGTAGAAGCTAGTGGAAAAACTATAAAAGCAGTTCTTGATAGTAATGATTTAACAAAATTAGATGCTACACAAGTAGTGGGACTTGAAATGAGTTCAAGTAAAAATGCAAATAATGTAAATGAAACAGCTATTAATTTAGTTAATTCAAAGATAATAGCAGATAGAAATGGGGAAGGAACAGGAGCAGTAGGAGCATATATTAACTATGGTTTAGTAAATATTGATGCTACATCAAAAATAGAAGTAGAAAAAGATATTTCAGGTGGAAATTCTGCAAATAATAGAGCAGTAGGAGTATATGCAGTAAATGGTTCTAAAGTAGATAATAAAGGGACTATTGAGGCTGGAGGAAAAGAGTCAGTTGGCATTTTAGCTATGGCCTATGGAGAATCAGGAGGAAATATTCAACAAAATCAGTTTGGTGGAAAAACTGGTGAAGGAACTTTCTCTGTAACTAACTCTGGAAATATAACAATATCTGATGATGATGCTATCGGTATCTATGCTAAAAATAATAATACCTCTATTGCAAGTAACGACTATAAAGTAACAAATACAGGGACTATTGAAGTAAAAAAATCAGTTTCTAAAACAGCAATAGGGATTTATGCTGATAAGTCAACAATATTACCTAAAGATGGGACAATAAAAATAGGAGAAAAAGCAGTAGGAATTTACTTAAAAGGTGCTTCTAAATTACTTGGAGATAATGTTACTTTAAAACAAACAGCAACAGGAAGATTGGGTGGAAAAGTTGGAATACTTGCTGATACTCTAACTAATAAAATTCTTAATACAAAAGTAGTAGCTGATACAGGAGTGAATGATGTAATAGCATATTATTCAAAAGGAAATGGAGCCTTGACAGTTGAGGCAGATATATCATTAAATGAAAATAGTACAGGTATTACTGGGGAAGATGCTGAAGATTTAGTATATAGTGGCAATAAAACAATAAAGTTAGGGAAAAAGTCAACAGGAATATATGGACAAAAAAATATAACTTTTGCAAGTGGTTCAAAGATTGAATTGAATGGAAATAATTCTGTGGGAGTTTTTGCAAAAGGGTCATCAGGAGCAATTAATTCTGAAGGAAAGATTAAATTTACAAAAGAAAATTCTCTTGGTCTATATGGAGCAGATGGAGCTACTGTTAATGATAAAACAACCTCTATGGATTTTTCTGATGCAAATGCTAAAAATAATATAGGAGTATATTTAGCGGGATCTAAATGGATTGATGAAAAAACCTCTACATATACCTTTGATTCAGATCATTCTAAAAATAATATATACTTATTTGTACAAGGTGGAACTGTTGGAGGAACAGATACTGGAAGTACTGCGACTTTAAAGAGTGAATTTAAGGTTGCTCCAACGGGAACAGCTAGTTCAACTGAGAAGACAATAGGAATGTATTTTGATACAGCTGTAAAAGGGAAATCAACTTCTGTAGATAATACTCTGGATATGACAAATGCAAGTGCTAAGATTTCTGTAACTAATGCTGGAATAGGAGTATATGCAAAGAATGCTGATACTAGTAAAAACAATATAATAAAGAAAATCAATGTTTCTTCTGATGGACAAGGTTCTGTTGGAGTCTTTACTGATGGTAATTTAAAACTTAATGGAACTAACGGATTAATTGAAGCTAAAAGTAACGGAATAGGACTTTATGGAAATAAAGGTAAAGTTACTGTTGAAGGTAATCATAAAGTTGAAATTACTTCTGCCGGAACAGGAGCATATTTAACAAATGGTAGTTATCTAAGCGAAGGAAAATTAGAGCTTAAAAATAACACAGCTGGAACTGCAGCAGCAGGTGTTTACTACACCAAAGGGAACGCAACATCAGAAGTAGAACATAAAACCGAATTACATGTAAAGGACGGAGATAATTTACTTGCTCTATATGCAGATGGAGGAATCAAACTTAAAAATTCTGCAAAGATCAATGTTTCAAAAGGAACATCAAATGTTGGGGCTTTTGTAACAGGAAGTTCAGAATTGAATAATAATGCCAATATTACTCTATCGGGAAATGGTTTTAAGCAAGGATTGGGAATTTATGTAGCGAATGGTAAGGCTACAAACTCAACGGATAAAACGATAAAAGTAGAGGATAAAGAGCAAAATTCTTTATCCGTGGCGATGGCAGCTGATAAAATAGCAACAGGCACTAGTGCTATCATAGTAAATGCAGGAAATATTGAGGCAATTGGTGATGCAATAGGAATGAGTGTAGCAGAAGGGGCTGAAGGAATCAATGTAGGGACAATCACAGCAACAAATGATGGCTCATTGAAAGCTATCGGTGTCTATGTCAATGGAGCGAATGCGACATTTAATGGTACTGGTGGAACAATATCTTCTGAGAATATAGCCCTTGCACTGAAAGATACAGGGGCAAGTAAAATTACAAAGACTGGTAGTCTAAAATTAACAAAGACTGGTGCAGTTGGGGTATATGCAAATAATTCTGTGGTAGATTTTGAGATCGCACCAACAGTTGCTTTAGGTGTAGATAAAACAGTTGCTCTATATGCGACAGGAACGACTAAAATTAAAAGCCAAATAACATCAGCAGCAGGAAAATCTCATATAGGAATATATGCAGAAGGTGATGCAGAATTCCAAACAGGTTCTAAAGTAATAGTTAGTAATGGTAGTGGAAGTAACTATGGAATAGGTATCTATACAAAAGCTGGATATAATAAAGATGTTAATACTGATATTCAACAAAATGGAAAAGAAACCATAGGTCTATTTTTAGGAAGTAATGGGGGAGCAGGTTCAACTGTAAAACATACAGGAACGATTGATGTTGGAGGTGGAATAGGAACATTTATTCCTAAGTATTCAAAATTTGTTGCTCAAAATACTACTTTTAATATAGGAACAAATGGAACAGCTGTTTTCTTGAAAGGGGGAACAGCAGATTTGGGTTCAACAGGAACTGCAAATATTAATTTCACTGGTTCTGGAAGAGCAATATATCAAGATGGAGGAACTCTAACAACAGGAGCAGGATTACATATCACTGGAACAGGAAGTTTCTTAACCCTTAAAAATGCTGATTCAACGATTAACTCTATTGTAGAAGTAGGAACGAATGGAATTGGTATTCATAGTATTTATGATTCTTCTGCTCAAAACTATACACTTAAGTTAGCCAGCCCTACTGGAGATATAAAATTAAACGGAGATAAGGCAACA containing:
- a CDS encoding autotransporter-associated N-terminal domain-containing protein; this translates as MIYFDQVQRQLKACLKHSKHYSFSISLLVAFLISGTFAFASTPSPKDKPFFKSRKQIHTEILNHKIHIDTFLLKNLNFIQNADLKAKLLLQRADFWMKPLHDSFQFFFLYDWRNYNKNRNRNTHNFKGNEFVQDNTFAKEYGQVYKGINYGAYGIIKNPFEFVDSVDFGANISPKTVAEKNISEKTVSQKTITPPTIVSTTVAINAINAPQISTPTIADMTEPTEPQVIVNQPGTIPTLSSITVAPITALNISPTPPTVGEAPSINVPTVQRPATPAGFTPRLVSPPVVEEKKVNDPRVPDPPALSVTFQDVPANLTGYNKNAALTNNGLISQLDLLTGTYDMYFRGHGQGQEFSFSGATANPFTPSSGGLALPNSDSGNFSKVAFYGIGGKASATISENVTMNMIGNYQSGAFNTIFYIGNNLSAGTQTSLLTNKGKVNIYGNKLLVVNSDNVSSASGSVMKFVNEGTITSYTESKEFATGKTSGPGENIIFAGFTYGNNASEHIENGVGGKVIFYTPGSAGWMYSPAATATVKRSAINNGEMKLYGKNSLGIGTNEKTRIDDMAYADIQLNTPIEILGDQSVGASIKIQPSIGSNNFINSTWNIKVGGLDKAQQSSFGDEIYDSTTSTSKAGNILKVEQSIGLNFDFDPVKSGTLREIEIKKYKVSLEADADSSTGIRVGNAKINLTETDNFSQIKINGTNNIGLLSDGATAELKYSNTKNALNLHGGEGNILFATINSGKLNVENNFILETSDGSDETSGAKFVSAYTKGVNSKVTFAKGISFKHTGDETIGMYAADSGNITVTNPTSVTLPTITSTSEVDNSTLPNMASTVSTKLSVTGNKSVSYYANAGGIIENTGSITKVTNGSALAYAKGANSKITISNSLLDYSGEGYSLYTENSGKIVADNSVLVLRGKAVGMKVNSVTSSDISFTNGKIVMMSNDAIPFVASDITGTVNASNIIGGLGLPNITIAKGKDVGTVFNKYKIAAIDGMVNLIIDQDLDKKYATDDSNETSSDLSKKASYALFRRYLIQRAKVEASGKTIKAVLDSNDLTKLDATQVVGLEMSSSKNANNVNETAINLVNSKIIADRNGEGTGAVGAYINYGLVNIDATSKIEVEKDISGGNSANNRAVGVYAVNGSKVDNKGTIEAGGKESVGILAMAYGESGGNIQQNQFGGKTGEGTFSVTNSGNITISDDDAIGIYAKNNNTSIASNDYKVTNTGTIEVKKSVSKTAIGIYADKSTILPKDGTIKIGEKAVGIYLKGASKLLGDNVTLKQTATGRLGGKVGILADTLTNKILNTKVVADTGVNDVIAYYSKGNGALTVEADISLNENSTGITGEDAEDLVYSGNKTIKLGKKSTGIYGQKNITFASGSKIELNGNNSVGVFAKGSSGAINSEGKIKFTKENSLGLYGADGATVNDKTTSMDFSDANAKNNIGVYLAGSKWIDEKTSTYTFDSDHSKNNIYLFVQGGTVGGTDTGSTATLKSEFKVAPTGTASSTEKTIGMYFDTAVKGKSTSVDNTLDMTNASAKISVTNAGIGVYAKNADTSKNNIIKKINVSSDGQGSVGVFTDGNLKLNGTNGLIEAKSNGIGLYGNKGKVTVEGNHKVEITSAGTGAYLTNGSYLSEGKLELKNNTAGTAAAGVYYTKGNATSEVEHKTELHVKDGDNLLALYADGGIKLKNSAKINVSKGTSNVGAFVTGSSELNNNANITLSGNGFKQGLGIYVANGKATNSTDKTIKVEDKEQNSLSVAMAADKIATGTSAIIVNAGNIEAIGDAIGMSVAEGAEGINVGTITATNDGSLKAIGVYVNGANATFNGTGGTISSENIALALKDTGASKITKTGSLKLTKTGAVGVYANNSVVDFEIAPTVALGVDKTVALYATGTTKIKSQITSAAGKSHIGIYAEGDAEFQTGSKVIVSNGSGSNYGIGIYTKAGYNKDVNTDIQQNGKETIGLFLGSNGGAGSTVKHTGTIDVGGGIGTFIPKYSKFVAQNTTFNIGTNGTAVFLKGGTADLGSTGTANINFTGSGRAIYQDGGTLTTGAGLHITGTGSFLTLKNADSTINSIVEVGTNGIGIHSIYDSSAQNYTLKLASPTGDIKLNGDKATGIAAVAKNTVNPRKVDVINEGTIETVSGNQMTGVYGVGANIDNQGKVNIGTKGVAIYTTNENSLGNTVLKNNGEIILTGDSATGIVAMKVNTNQDFIGGNITGTADKLVGMYFKDSVTATFVKDVNISLGTNARGLIFDAGQDFTITSSNKNKITIGNTTDIASRGIGISALGVNGTVSNTDVIVGEGSLGLYAKDKKLTFALSTGKLESSDTNKSSILAYADENDSEIVLNGGGTLKVGAKGIALGTKSGKITADTTTVEVDGAKGLGAYVENGGSIDSNFDIKVKSAEGIGMYAKGGNVASIAKVSEITGNKSIGYVFENITNAITITNPIQLTDANATGQVGVVSKGTGVGLTVTGISVVGSGNIGIYNETTEAVTNNATLNLGDSTGDFSIGIYSEKGKVTSNGNATVGKNSVGIYGKETGTKLVGDMTIGEKGVGLYVDNTNSMQGDTEITGTLTVGANGAIGIQAKNSKTTLGGDLNVADGDSKGIFSEGNGDVETKGNITVGINSVGIYKNGTGEVKTASGKTLTVKDNGYGIFSKSAKVTNNMNVTVGTDAIGAYVDGNDLTSTGTVTVGNKGVGLLIKGTGKTLKSTGAITVGSNNSVGLYAGENANIDQNGTVTVADNNGIGVYSKGTGGVTTSGNITVGKDSIGVYKDGTGSMTIGAASQTMEVKEKGYGIYSKGANVNSHMTMTLGKEAVGIYAKGASIKQEGDITVGETTIGSSGFSDPNDNKNSIGIFGDHSNITYKGHMVVDKPLSVGIYGMNGGNIVLTSGSTLDVKNGAYGIMTGKGVAGITVENGATINVDGKATATGATEKNVSFGIAAYSGTIKNEGDIYVTNEATGIYVAGTATLYNGTTGRIHIGAGGGKAQDKPGTNAAANIGGIKVTDKGEVTIGDRVITGGKISIDGDLTMQGLGIDVSTGKTVIDARSIRGVAFVTPNFSKGTNEQKITIQDVFRTPHQGIGTFSGEIKSQSVSWIAKISDGSKSEHGAASTKDIVMVRIPYQTLIVGEKYKDLASGLEKIRQHLPEGKSSDIFKSLDNITTHGEFAQAIANVRGDVYSNIQERMKTVESIFEKSYREVLDSYNVTRDVNKFSIINSKGKHRDNTFGVAGYDYSSVGVLYLNDREGFRYGGKYGWSAGLLGSDFDFKGETSKDSKEKVLSGKLGFHYQRALDREDDNAQWKWLSRAELSLSRHRTTRNSYIGEDKYQYRARFWSGEISWKNRVFYDYDINTKWSVRPYAGIDASYGHIFKVSESGNALKLQVKGKDYFVMTPNIGVETKYIIPIKDTHQAVLKADAQYFYDATKLYTSANKAKLQDSGAGYYDLTEPEHRRSRVSVGTEIGYEKENIYGVTFRAEYQGNRKSDVNYSLRLHYKF